The following coding sequences are from one Formosa haliotis window:
- a CDS encoding alpha-E domain-containing protein, with amino-acid sequence MCRTFSIATQEGYAVMPGGLVRVAAERENLFVSNQRGGVSKDFWIVTDEQQTNIQNYSWDNTCRISISGIKDLPSNTAENLYWSGRYLGRALVTARFLRTVLNKMSNEQYNEQKTQSEGLLSLFQAVTHLTSTFPGFIGKEGEKALKDPLKEILSLLIDQDRIGSFAQTLSSFNNSYYTLRNLWSKDMWRVFDGIQKNWTKFVEEDSKDTPQSLIKILDKIITRLIAFMGLIEESILVEQGLLLYFIGLQTEQAMMNISKCRSLLVINHEKQAQYEILEALLTSHESLNIYRYSYRSYLSTENVINLILLDKEYPKSLTYQIKRIQKDINKLPHSDAVNQSTDCQEFISEAYHKIKNLEITSLLELGTDAVIIRQNLDDALTELSDLLHETSLAISDTYFNHAYQQKQLVNQNFTL; translated from the coding sequence ATGTGCAGAACATTTTCTATAGCCACACAAGAAGGATATGCTGTCATGCCTGGTGGCTTGGTTCGTGTAGCTGCAGAACGAGAAAACTTATTTGTCTCTAATCAACGTGGTGGAGTAAGTAAAGATTTCTGGATTGTTACCGATGAACAACAGACTAATATTCAAAATTACTCTTGGGATAATACGTGTAGAATTTCTATCTCCGGAATTAAAGATTTACCAAGCAATACGGCCGAAAATTTATATTGGTCGGGACGATACTTAGGTAGAGCTCTTGTTACGGCTCGTTTTTTACGCACCGTCCTTAACAAAATGAGTAATGAGCAGTATAACGAACAAAAAACACAATCTGAAGGCTTGCTTAGCTTATTTCAAGCTGTAACACACTTAACTTCTACGTTCCCTGGATTTATTGGGAAAGAAGGCGAAAAAGCACTTAAAGATCCTTTAAAAGAAATTCTATCTTTATTGATTGATCAAGATAGAATTGGAAGTTTTGCACAAACGCTTTCTAGTTTCAATAATTCGTATTACACCTTAAGAAATTTATGGTCTAAAGACATGTGGCGTGTTTTTGATGGTATTCAGAAGAATTGGACAAAGTTTGTAGAAGAAGACAGCAAAGATACTCCCCAATCGCTTATAAAAATACTAGATAAAATCATCACAAGACTTATTGCTTTTATGGGACTCATTGAGGAAAGCATCCTGGTAGAACAAGGATTGTTGTTATATTTTATAGGTTTACAGACCGAGCAAGCCATGATGAATATCTCGAAATGCCGCTCCCTTCTAGTTATAAATCATGAAAAACAAGCTCAATATGAAATTTTAGAAGCACTTTTAACAAGTCATGAAAGTTTAAATATTTACAGATACAGTTACAGGTCTTATTTAAGTACAGAGAATGTTATAAACCTCATTTTACTAGATAAAGAATATCCAAAGTCCTTAACATATCAAATTAAACGCATTCAAAAAGACATAAATAAACTTCCACATTCTGACGCAGTTAATCAATCCACCGATTGTCAGGAATTTATTTCTGAAGCTTATCATAAAATTAAAAATTTAGAAATAACTTCACTTTTAGAGTTGGGAACAGATGCCGTAATAATTAGGCAAAATTTAGATGATGCTTTAACAGAATTAAGCGATTTACTTCATGAAACCTCCTTAGCGATTTCCGACACCTATTTTAATCATGCATACCAACAAAAGCAGTTGGTTAATCAAAATTTCACCTTGTAA
- a CDS encoding serine hydrolase domain-containing protein, with amino-acid sequence MKRQNIPGLAYAVVSNGKPLLRGNFGYASLEYKVPVSDSSRFWIASISKHMTCVAIMLLKQDGVLELDVPIKTYLHDAPETWDAITIRHLMTHTSGLPNYEGNARNNIVPKKYSADEIYSNIKKDSLLFNAGEQFSYSDDGMNVLGYIIHKISGMSFNEFMQKHIFDPAKMQTAYLMDQVTIHPNQVTGYALIDGKVVSDRNRARIVDVELISAGGVFASIDDMIHWDAALNTNLLLTEESKTMMYTPYTLNNGKQTGYGFGWFTTTMDNQLVLFHNGASGVEFLKLPDNDLSIIVLINQRVTNKFFAAGISDILGTTPDERKDYISKHKETIVTAKKSDIKPLLGHYKFTISGNKGELSAIPKEENTRLILNFPDGQSIELLKLTDGSWLFYDTTFPLDRENEIAGIGQDEITLTKVKNSKPLTFNFLFKGEIIGNMEKIGELESTKN; translated from the coding sequence ATGAAACGCCAAAATATCCCCGGATTGGCTTATGCTGTAGTTTCTAACGGCAAGCCCCTTTTGAGGGGTAATTTCGGATATGCTAGTTTAGAATATAAAGTACCGGTTTCAGATTCTTCCCGCTTTTGGATTGCTTCTATATCCAAACACATGACCTGCGTAGCCATTATGTTGTTAAAACAAGATGGTGTTTTAGAATTAGATGTACCTATAAAAACCTATTTGCACGATGCGCCAGAAACTTGGGATGCTATTACCATACGGCATTTAATGACACACACCTCTGGTTTGCCTAATTATGAAGGAAATGCCCGAAACAATATTGTTCCTAAAAAGTATTCTGCAGACGAAATATATTCCAATATTAAAAAGGATTCCTTGTTGTTCAATGCTGGTGAACAATTTTCATATAGCGATGATGGTATGAACGTTTTAGGCTACATCATCCATAAAATATCCGGCATGTCTTTTAACGAGTTTATGCAAAAACACATTTTCGATCCTGCTAAAATGCAAACAGCCTATCTTATGGATCAGGTTACCATCCATCCCAATCAAGTCACAGGGTATGCCCTAATCGATGGTAAGGTCGTGTCTGACAGAAACAGAGCTAGAATTGTAGATGTAGAATTAATCTCAGCTGGCGGTGTTTTCGCCTCCATCGACGACATGATCCATTGGGATGCTGCACTAAACACGAATCTGCTTCTCACCGAAGAAAGTAAAACCATGATGTACACACCGTATACCTTAAATAATGGAAAACAAACTGGATATGGTTTTGGTTGGTTTACAACGACCATGGATAACCAATTGGTATTATTTCATAATGGAGCTTCGGGAGTAGAATTTTTAAAACTCCCTGATAACGATTTGAGTATTATTGTTTTAATAAACCAAAGAGTAACAAATAAATTTTTTGCCGCTGGTATATCAGACATTTTAGGTACCACACCAGATGAACGCAAAGATTATATATCAAAACATAAGGAAACCATTGTTACAGCAAAAAAGAGCGACATAAAACCTTTATTAGGACACTACAAATTTACCATATCTGGAAATAAAGGTGAGCTCAGTGCTATCCCAAAAGAAGAAAACACGAGATTAATATTAAATTTTCCGGATGGTCAATCAATAGAATTATTAAAATTAACAGATGGTTCCTGGTTGTTTTATGATACGACATTTCCACTCGATAGAGAGAATGAAATAGCTGGAATTGGTCAAGATGAAATAACTTTAACCAAAGTTAAAAACAGTAAACCACTTACCTTTAATTTTCTTTTTAAAGGAGAAATTATTGGCAACATGGAGAAAATAGGGGAATTGGAGTCAACTAAAAACTAA
- a CDS encoding transglutaminase family protein, which produces MALKIVISHKTLYKYDRLVSLSPHIFRLRPAPHSRTPIESYSIKIKPENQFFNWQQDPFGNYMARLIFPEKTKELSVEVEIIADLKTINPFDFFVEEAAEEYPFTYDETTKKELLPYLEVTEQGQLLKDFIKTIDTTPRKTIYFLIDINRKIYEYLNYNIRLDPGVQSCEETLELKTGSCRDYAWLFVQTLRHLGFGARFVSGYLVQLKSDEKSLDGPSGPEEDFTDLHAWAEVYLPGAGWIGFDATSGLLAGEGHIPLACTPSFESAAPVSGMTDICETEFFFENSVKRIFESPRVTKPYTEEQWKAIYKLGFKVEKELQKGDVRLTMGGEPTFVSIDDMESPEWNTAADGPHKRELAKTLSAKLYDDFNNGSILHQAQGKWYPGEPLPRWQIEICWRKDGKKIWHNKKLFALFADQNSIPDDADKVFLETLTKYLGVSNKNIIPTYEDAFYFLWEEGKLPIDVDPTQDDSALLVKDKLKQILNDGKSKAVGYVLPLNNTANKWYTNAWRFRRNHLFLIPGNSPIGLRLPLDSLILEPEHGEFPKYIPDNFTKKKKLPSYRNLVSKRVKHITEHGLEEDNSNYFIRTALCAEIRDGKLHLFLPPLDSAEIFLDLVASIEATAKELKIPVVLEGYDPPKDNRLESLKITPDPGVIEVNVQPAKNWEELTHNTLKLYELAKESRLGTEKFMLDGKHTGTGGGNHVTLGGVTPADSPLLRKPSLLRSLLTFWQHHPGLSYLFSGAFIGATSQAPRIDEARMENLYELEIAFSQIPKNGKVPFWLTDRLFRHLLTDLTGNTHRAEFCIDKLYSPDSSSGRLGILELRAFDMPPHPQMSLMQNLLVRTLVAWFWKKPYEHELVRWGTELHDKFLIEHYVREDIKDIVAQLNKAGYRFKEDWFNPFFEFRFPLHGMIEINNIHLELRAAIEPWNVLGEEMTGGGTARYVDSSVERIQVKVSHFIEERFVLTCNGVKINLNNTGVKGEYVAGIRYKAWNPHSSLHPTIDVDTPLVFDIIDTWNRRSIGGCTYFVAHPGGRSYETYPINSYEAESRRINRFWDQGHTQGEVFEVEKIEQDDNKSRRNVKKQGSSKKFRYAELPINFEFPYTLDLRKK; this is translated from the coding sequence ATGGCTCTAAAAATTGTTATCTCACACAAAACATTATATAAATACGATCGCTTAGTCTCGTTATCACCACATATATTCAGGCTACGTCCTGCCCCACATAGCCGTACACCAATAGAATCGTATTCGATTAAAATAAAACCCGAAAATCAGTTTTTCAATTGGCAACAAGACCCTTTTGGAAACTATATGGCGCGTTTAATTTTTCCGGAGAAAACCAAGGAATTATCTGTAGAAGTTGAAATTATTGCCGATTTAAAAACCATAAACCCTTTCGATTTCTTTGTCGAAGAGGCTGCAGAGGAATATCCATTTACCTACGATGAAACCACAAAAAAGGAACTCCTTCCATACTTAGAAGTTACGGAACAAGGCCAACTTTTAAAAGATTTCATTAAAACCATAGACACAACACCTAGAAAAACCATCTATTTTTTAATAGATATAAACCGAAAAATATACGAATATTTAAACTACAACATACGCTTAGATCCAGGTGTACAATCTTGCGAAGAAACACTAGAACTTAAAACAGGGTCTTGCCGCGACTATGCATGGTTATTTGTGCAAACGTTACGCCATTTAGGATTTGGAGCTCGATTTGTTTCTGGCTATTTGGTTCAATTAAAATCAGATGAAAAATCTCTAGATGGTCCTTCTGGTCCCGAAGAAGATTTTACCGATTTACATGCTTGGGCCGAAGTTTACCTCCCGGGAGCAGGATGGATTGGCTTCGATGCTACTTCCGGCCTTTTAGCAGGTGAAGGGCATATCCCTTTGGCATGTACACCTTCGTTTGAAAGTGCTGCTCCTGTGTCTGGAATGACAGATATTTGTGAAACTGAATTCTTTTTCGAGAATTCTGTAAAACGTATTTTTGAATCACCACGTGTAACAAAACCATATACCGAAGAGCAATGGAAGGCTATCTATAAACTTGGTTTTAAAGTTGAAAAGGAATTACAAAAAGGAGATGTTCGACTAACTATGGGAGGGGAACCAACTTTCGTCTCCATAGACGATATGGAATCTCCCGAATGGAATACAGCTGCAGATGGTCCGCATAAACGTGAACTGGCAAAAACGCTCTCGGCTAAATTATATGACGATTTTAATAACGGTAGTATTTTACATCAGGCTCAAGGAAAATGGTATCCTGGAGAGCCTCTCCCTCGGTGGCAAATTGAAATCTGCTGGAGAAAAGACGGTAAAAAGATATGGCACAATAAAAAACTATTTGCCCTTTTTGCCGATCAGAATTCGATACCCGATGATGCCGACAAAGTATTTCTAGAAACCTTAACAAAATATCTTGGAGTATCTAACAAGAACATTATCCCCACCTATGAAGATGCATTTTATTTCCTTTGGGAAGAAGGTAAACTCCCTATAGATGTAGACCCTACACAAGACGATAGTGCACTTTTAGTAAAAGACAAACTGAAGCAAATTCTAAATGATGGCAAGTCGAAAGCTGTGGGGTATGTTTTGCCATTAAATAATACCGCTAATAAATGGTACACTAATGCCTGGCGCTTTAGACGAAATCATTTGTTTTTAATTCCTGGAAACTCACCTATTGGATTAAGACTCCCTTTAGATTCGCTTATTTTAGAACCCGAACATGGTGAATTCCCAAAATATATCCCCGATAATTTTACTAAAAAGAAAAAACTACCGAGTTACAGAAATTTGGTATCAAAACGTGTTAAACACATTACAGAACATGGTCTAGAAGAAGATAACTCGAATTATTTTATAAGAACTGCATTATGTGCCGAAATTAGAGATGGAAAATTGCATTTATTTTTACCTCCTCTAGATTCTGCCGAAATATTTTTGGATTTAGTAGCATCTATAGAAGCTACCGCAAAAGAACTTAAAATTCCTGTTGTTTTAGAAGGCTACGACCCTCCTAAAGACAATCGATTAGAATCGCTAAAAATCACGCCAGACCCAGGTGTTATTGAGGTTAATGTGCAACCAGCTAAAAACTGGGAAGAACTGACTCACAACACCTTAAAACTATACGAACTAGCTAAGGAGTCGCGTTTAGGTACCGAAAAGTTTATGCTCGACGGTAAACACACTGGAACTGGTGGTGGAAATCACGTGACTTTAGGTGGTGTTACCCCTGCCGATAGTCCGTTATTGCGTAAACCAAGTTTATTGCGTAGTTTACTAACGTTTTGGCAACACCATCCTGGTTTATCTTATTTATTTTCTGGAGCATTTATAGGAGCCACAAGTCAGGCACCTCGTATAGATGAAGCTCGTATGGAAAACTTATACGAACTTGAAATTGCATTCAGCCAAATTCCTAAAAACGGTAAAGTTCCGTTTTGGTTAACAGATAGGCTTTTTCGCCATTTATTAACCGATTTAACTGGAAATACCCACCGTGCAGAATTCTGTATAGATAAATTATACTCGCCAGATTCATCGTCTGGACGCTTAGGAATTTTAGAATTACGTGCCTTCGATATGCCTCCGCACCCGCAAATGAGTTTAATGCAAAACTTGCTGGTTAGAACATTAGTGGCTTGGTTCTGGAAAAAACCATACGAGCACGAATTAGTCCGTTGGGGTACAGAATTACACGATAAGTTTTTAATAGAACATTATGTACGAGAAGATATAAAAGATATTGTGGCTCAACTTAATAAAGCAGGTTACCGTTTTAAAGAAGATTGGTTTAATCCCTTTTTCGAATTTAGATTTCCTTTACACGGTATGATCGAAATAAATAATATCCATCTAGAATTACGAGCTGCTATAGAACCCTGGAATGTTTTAGGAGAAGAAATGACGGGGGGTGGTACGGCTCGATATGTAGACTCATCGGTAGAACGTATTCAAGTTAAAGTCTCTCATTTTATAGAAGAGCGCTTTGTTTTAACCTGTAATGGCGTAAAAATCAATTTAAATAATACAGGTGTTAAAGGCGAATATGTAGCGGGTATTAGGTATAAAGCATGGAACCCACATTCGTCCTTACACCCCACTATAGATGTAGATACTCCATTAGTTTTCGATATTATTGACACATGGAATAGACGCTCTATTGGAGGCTGCACTTATTTTGTGGCTCATCCTGGCGGACGTTCTTATGAAACTTATCCTATAAATAGTTACGAAGCAGAATCTAGACGTATTAATCGTTTTTGGGATCAGGGACATACTCAGGGTGAGGTATTTGAGGTTGAAAAAATCGAACAAGACGACAACAAATCAAGGCGAAATGTAAAAAAACAAGGTAGTTCGAAAAAATTTAGATACGCAGAATTACCAATTAATTTCGAATTTCCTTATACCTTAGATTTACGAAAAAAATAA
- a CDS encoding TrkA C-terminal domain-containing protein produces the protein MRSILVTNKNVVKKTLGQLNTLDTYHATITRIRRSGIDIMPSPSTKLQFGDKLVVVCHKTNMDHVSEIFGDDTSKLSSTDFYQSRPELFLEF, from the coding sequence GTGCGATCTATTTTAGTAACCAATAAAAATGTAGTTAAAAAAACATTGGGTCAGCTTAACACTTTAGATACGTATCACGCCACAATTACGCGTATTCGAAGATCGGGAATTGATATTATGCCTAGTCCGTCAACAAAACTACAATTTGGTGATAAATTGGTGGTTGTATGCCATAAAACAAATATGGATCACGTTAGTGAAATTTTTGGAGATGATACAAGTAAATTGTCAAGTACAGATTTTTACCAATCGCGGCCGGAATTATTCTTGGAATTTTAG
- a CDS encoding serine hydrolase domain-containing protein: protein MKINLLILLASCFLAISNYAQQSLEISKAKAKEVDAFIKKEMKLQHMPGMAYAVVSNGKTLLRGNYGYASLEYKVPVSDSSRFWIASISKHMTCVAIMLLKQDGVLELDVPIKTYLPDAPETWNDITIRHLMTHTSGLPEYEGLSYSNKINKEYSADEIYENIKKDSLLFKPGEKFSYSDDGMTVLGYIIHKVSGMSFNDFMQQRIFDPSNMQTAYLMDQLVIHPNQVTGYRATKNGVVPDRNSGRFIQEEIQPAGGVFASIDDMIHWDAALNTNLLLTEESKTMMYTPYTLNNGKQTDYGFGWFTTTIDNQLVLYHTGTSGSEFLRLPDKNVSIIVFTNLAKRKHFLSKISDILGYSPDERKDFLEKNRSNITNPKKNEINTLVGHYNLKDIYGLELQIRLITKEDNTTLCIDFGDGETSNELIKLNDNSWIYYSRRFPQSWHSREIRYKQVKNSNPLTLNLILNGKIIGSIEKIGELDSDKN, encoded by the coding sequence ATGAAAATCAACCTCCTCATACTCCTAGCAAGCTGCTTCTTGGCAATCTCTAATTATGCTCAACAATCTCTAGAAATATCCAAAGCAAAAGCTAAAGAAGTCGATGCCTTTATAAAAAAAGAAATGAAACTGCAACACATGCCCGGAATGGCTTATGCTGTAGTTTCCAACGGTAAAACCCTATTACGTGGAAATTATGGGTATGCTAGTTTAGAATATAAAGTACCGGTTTCAGATTCTTCCCGATTTTGGATTGCTTCTATATCCAAACACATGACCTGCGTAGCCATTATGTTGTTAAAACAAGATGGTGTTTTAGAATTAGATGTACCTATAAAAACCTACTTGCCAGATGCGCCAGAAACTTGGAATGACATAACCATCCGACATTTAATGACCCATACCTCAGGATTGCCAGAATATGAAGGTCTTTCTTATAGTAACAAAATAAATAAAGAATATTCTGCCGACGAAATCTATGAAAATATCAAAAAGGATTCTCTGCTGTTTAAGCCTGGCGAAAAATTTTCATATAGTGATGATGGCATGACCGTATTAGGCTATATTATTCACAAAGTCAGTGGCATGAGCTTTAATGACTTTATGCAGCAACGCATTTTCGATCCCTCCAATATGCAAACCGCATACCTGATGGATCAATTGGTCATTCATCCAAATCAAGTCACAGGATATCGAGCTACAAAAAATGGAGTCGTCCCCGATAGAAACTCTGGAAGATTTATTCAAGAGGAAATCCAACCTGCTGGCGGTGTTTTCGCCTCCATCGACGATATGATCCATTGGGATGCTGCACTAAACACGAACCTGCTTCTCACCGAAGAAAGTAAAACCATGATGTACACACCGTATACCTTAAATAATGGAAAACAAACTGACTATGGTTTTGGCTGGTTTACAACAACCATAGACAATCAGTTGGTTTTATATCATACTGGGACTTCTGGAAGTGAATTTTTAAGATTACCTGATAAGAATGTAAGCATAATTGTATTTACCAATTTGGCAAAAAGAAAACACTTTTTATCTAAAATTAGCGACATACTGGGTTACTCCCCAGACGAGCGGAAAGATTTTTTAGAAAAAAACCGTTCAAATATTACAAATCCAAAGAAAAATGAGATCAACACTTTGGTAGGGCATTATAACTTAAAAGATATTTATGGATTAGAACTACAAATTCGTCTAATTACAAAAGAGGACAATACGACATTGTGTATTGATTTTGGAGATGGTGAAACATCTAATGAACTCATAAAATTAAATGACAATAGCTGGATATATTATAGTAGAAGGTTTCCTCAATCATGGCATAGCCGAGAAATAAGGTATAAACAAGTTAAAAATAGTAACCCTCTAACCTTAAATCTTATTTTAAATGGAAAAATCATTGGTAGTATTGAGAAAATTGGAGAATTAGATTCTGATAAAAACTAA
- a CDS encoding zinc-binding metallopeptidase family protein, producing the protein MKIFECPNCKSPLFFENATCQNCNTQLGYNPYLDNFQDPNNNQGNYTKFCSNYKYGVCNWLVDDSENPEFCLACSLNRVVPNRSNIDHFQKWNDLEIAKHRLVYQLLKLRLPVYPKLKYEDGVTFDFLSENNDENVLTGHANGVVTIILTEADSVKREQLRKQMNESYRTLLGDFRHEIGHYYWELLFNQSNVESFRMIFGDERADYSESLDNHYKNGAPENWNENYISAYASSHPWEDWAETWAHYLHLMDTLETSNYFGLSFNPENDNVKKLVVNTCPNPYLEADFKVIFKASVSLTCMANSLNRSMGLPDIYPFVVPDNVVEKLSFIHELLKSYRNTSS; encoded by the coding sequence ATGAAAATATTTGAATGTCCTAATTGTAAATCTCCTCTGTTTTTCGAGAATGCAACTTGTCAGAACTGCAATACTCAATTAGGATATAATCCTTATTTAGACAATTTTCAAGATCCGAATAATAATCAGGGGAATTACACAAAATTTTGTTCAAATTATAAATATGGGGTTTGCAATTGGTTGGTAGACGATTCTGAGAATCCTGAATTTTGCTTAGCCTGTAGCCTAAATCGGGTTGTTCCAAACCGATCCAATATAGATCATTTTCAGAAATGGAACGATTTAGAAATTGCAAAACACCGCTTGGTGTATCAATTACTAAAATTGAGATTGCCGGTCTATCCTAAATTGAAGTATGAGGATGGTGTTACATTTGATTTTTTGTCAGAAAACAATGATGAAAATGTATTAACTGGGCATGCCAATGGGGTAGTGACTATTATTCTTACTGAAGCAGATTCTGTTAAACGGGAACAATTGCGAAAGCAAATGAATGAGAGCTATAGAACCCTTTTAGGTGATTTTAGGCATGAAATTGGTCATTATTATTGGGAGCTTTTATTTAACCAATCGAATGTTGAATCCTTTAGAATGATCTTTGGAGATGAACGTGCAGATTATAGCGAATCTTTAGACAATCATTATAAAAATGGCGCCCCAGAGAATTGGAATGAAAACTATATCAGTGCATACGCAAGTTCGCATCCTTGGGAAGATTGGGCAGAAACCTGGGCGCATTATCTTCACTTAATGGATACTCTAGAAACATCCAATTATTTCGGACTGTCCTTTAATCCAGAGAATGACAATGTAAAAAAACTAGTAGTAAACACTTGTCCGAATCCGTATTTAGAAGCAGATTTTAAGGTCATTTTTAAAGCAAGCGTTTCGTTAACATGTATGGCGAACAGTTTAAATAGATCTATGGGGCTACCCGATATTTATCCCTTTGTTGTTCCAGATAACGTTGTAGAAAAGTTATCTTTTATTCACGAATTACTAAAATCTTACCGGAATACAAGCTCTTAA
- a CDS encoding aminoglycoside 6-adenylyltransferase — MRSEKEMKRLILKKAQSEEHIRAVLLNGSRVNSNIKPDKYQDFDVVYIVKDIDFFTSNHCWVDYFGPRLIWQLPDDMNLGNEARMNSGKFTYLMQFTGGNRIDLTLISIDKLRKDFKWDSLTHVWLDKDGLFENVPEANDSDYIIKKPTALEFKETCNEFWWVCTYVGKGLARNEIIYARDMLDTVVRPMFIKMIEWQIGTATNFSVSAGRGGKFIKNYVSESAYKRILKTYSDAQISNTWNALELMMELFGDFAKSVTNALKYTYNISEELHVKQYLAEVKIDNN, encoded by the coding sequence ATGAGAAGCGAAAAGGAGATGAAACGACTTATTCTTAAAAAGGCTCAGTCTGAAGAACATATTCGAGCCGTTTTATTGAATGGTTCTCGAGTAAATTCAAATATAAAACCCGATAAGTATCAAGATTTTGATGTGGTTTATATTGTAAAAGATATTGACTTTTTCACTTCTAATCACTGTTGGGTAGATTATTTTGGACCGCGTTTAATTTGGCAATTACCAGACGATATGAACTTGGGAAATGAAGCTAGGATGAATTCAGGGAAATTTACTTATCTCATGCAATTTACAGGTGGAAATAGAATCGATTTAACATTGATTTCGATAGATAAATTGCGTAAAGATTTTAAATGGGACAGTCTAACTCATGTCTGGTTAGATAAAGACGGTTTATTTGAAAACGTTCCAGAAGCAAACGATTCCGATTATATTATTAAGAAGCCAACAGCACTTGAGTTTAAAGAAACATGCAACGAATTTTGGTGGGTTTGCACGTATGTGGGTAAGGGACTTGCCAGAAATGAAATTATTTATGCTAGGGACATGTTAGATACGGTTGTGCGGCCCATGTTCATAAAAATGATTGAATGGCAAATTGGTACAGCTACTAATTTTTCTGTCTCGGCAGGTAGAGGCGGAAAGTTTATAAAAAACTATGTCTCCGAATCTGCATATAAAAGGATACTAAAAACCTATTCTGATGCTCAAATCTCGAACACTTGGAATGCTTTGGAACTTATGATGGAATTGTTTGGTGATTTTGCAAAATCAGTGACGAACGCATTAAAATACACATATAATATTTCTGAAGAATTACATGTAAAACAATACCTTGCTGAGGTGAAAATAGATAACAATTAA
- a CDS encoding serine hydrolase domain-containing protein, whose amino-acid sequence MKNSKPLFLFLASLFFSFNLVLSQSLEKKLDSVVQLELKQAQPGASILVTKNNEKLYQKAFGMADMELGVPLTPNMKFCIGSLTKQFTAVAILLLEQEGLLSTQDPISKFIPELSSNYPNVKIHHLLNHTSGIFDYTSDPSFPQNIHLEN is encoded by the coding sequence ATGAAAAATTCAAAACCATTATTTCTTTTTTTAGCGTCCCTTTTTTTTAGCTTCAACCTTGTTTTAAGCCAAAGTCTTGAAAAAAAACTAGACTCCGTTGTGCAATTAGAGTTAAAACAAGCGCAACCAGGAGCGTCTATTTTAGTTACAAAAAACAATGAAAAACTATATCAAAAAGCTTTCGGAATGGCCGACATGGAGCTTGGTGTACCATTAACTCCAAACATGAAATTTTGTATTGGTTCTCTTACTAAACAATTTACCGCTGTTGCTATATTGCTTTTAGAACAAGAAGGGTTGCTTTCTACCCAAGACCCTATAAGTAAATTTATACCCGAATTAAGTAGTAATTATCCCAATGTAAAAATTCATCATTTATTAAATCACACTTCTGGAATTTTCGATTACACCAGCGATCCTTCATTCCCCCAAAACATTCATTTAGAAAATTAA